In Candidatus Bathyarchaeota archaeon A05DMB-5, the genomic window TTTAATCATATAGAAGTTTGTTCTAGAGAATATTTCGATTCTCGGAATAGTTAGACCCACGAAACACCGCTTAAAACGCTCCACGACACTTTTTCATATAGAAAACTGTTCTGAAAGAGGAATATAGAAAATGAATCCATGGGGCTCAAATCCCTCCTCTAAACGAAGAGATAAGTTATACATAATTGCAGAAATTTTAGAAATTGCAAAAGACGGTACTTTGAAAACTCAAATCATGTACAGAGCGAACCTAAGCTTCACACAACTTAACGATTATCTCAGGTTCATGCTAAAAATTAACCTACTAGAAAAAATATTGGAGAATGACAAAGACGTGTATAAGGCAACCGAAAAAGGTTTAGATTTCCTTCAACGTTACCGCGAAATAACGGAACTAATTAAGGCAGAAGGCGAAAACTACAATAAAAACGGCGTTAAGATACCGCCACCACACCTACTCAAGAGAAACTAAAAACTCCACATAAAAGCAGAATTCTTCAAAAATTTCTCTCCATGAACTATCTTTTGGGTTTTTGCTCCTTCAAATAAACCTTAACTTTCTCTTTTAACTGTGGAAACTCGTCTAACATGGCTTTTATAACTTGCCAGCGGATTTCTTCGTTTTTTGAACTAGAACCCATAGTTTTCAATCAACCTCAAATAGTGTGTAGCAATACACAATATAAACTTTTATTTCCCAGAAGAAATATGTCCATAGAAACAAAAAAAGAAAAAAGGGTTTTAGTGGACGTTTACTATGTTAACTGGCTTCTTTCGCAATTTCATAGCTGCAACGGCAACTGCTATGATTATTGTAGCTCCAATTAGAATCATCAGCAGATTGGTTGGCATCCACGGAACAACATTTTCAACACCAATCGAAGGGTCATGCTCTAAAATATTGCTGCCAAAGTACGGATAACCAATAAATACTCGCATGTGGTGCCCGGCAGGAATGTAGGTTGCTGTGACGTTTACAGGCGTAGTTTCTTGGGTTGTTGAGTTAATTATAACTGCTTGATCTACAAAGTCAAAGAATCCTGCTAGGGTTTGGCTTCCTTTAGCAAAGCGCAGTCTGTAACGTTCGCGTATTCGGTCTCTAATAGTCATGGGCGTCTCATCGGTACCTTGAGCTGTTAGATTTTCACGCACTTGAACTCGTTGACCTCCCACAATCATGTCGGAAGCTCTAGAGTTGGGTTCTATTGCATCGTACGTTGAGCTTGCATCTTGATCGGCTATGGGCATGTCCACGATTTCTATTGATGCCAGGTCAACCCATAAGGCTAGACCAGCACGCACTTGTGGAACCGTTATGCCATATTCATCATGTAGAATATTGAAAAGTCCGTTTATCTTGTCAATGTTCCACTTCCAGTTTTTGATGATTAAGTCCATTTTGAGCTCTCCTGCATTTACTGTGTAATTGTATAAGCCGTAAACGTTCTCCGTAGCATCTGTCGTATAGAATCTGCATCTGATGATTACATTGTCTTTGGCAAATTCAAATTTTGGCGGCGGAGTGCTTAGAGTAAAGTTAAAAGTGATGTATGAGGTGCCATCTTCTCTGGTTACGTTAGATGGTTCTGTGAGGTTCCACTGGCATGCGCTGAATGGCAAATAGGCAGGATGTAAATCTAGAAGCCAATTTAAGTATCCGTAAATTCTGTTCCTTATTTGATTTTGATGCGGTCCTGCTAAGGCATATTTTGCTTCTAGTCTTTCGCGTATTGTTAAGCCATCTGCTTGATATCTGCGCAAGTAATATGGGTAATCAATGGTTAAGTATTCGATTAAGCCTTTGAATTTGACAACATAAATATTATTTGTGTCGTTTGAATACCACCAGAGGAACATCGGCTTTTTGCCTCCAGCAGGAAACAGTATTGTTATCAAGTCAGTTTCGATTCTCCTCCATTTATTGTTTCTATAAAGTCCATAGCTAACATTCAAGGGTTCGCCGTCGCTAACAGCATTGGCTTCATTCAAGAACATTGGAGAAGCGGCAGAAATCATAAGAAAAGCCAGAAACACTGTTATTATTGATTTTTTCTTGTTTTTCACGGTTTTTCACTGAAAATAACTACATAAAACGGTTTATTAAGAAAATCGTTTCGAAAAAGCCCGAATATCACATGTTTAAAGTTCTAGAAATCTCGAACTTTATGAGAAACGTCCCAAAATGAATAGTACTGCTATGTTTAGGTACATGGCTGTTAGGCTTACGACTATGGCTCTATCTAGTCTTATGCCTTTTCCGAAGCAGAAAGCTGCTGAAAGAAGTAGCAAACTCCAAATCTGCATTATGAACAGAATGTATTGCGCCACAATTTCGGATGTGAAAAGGTAGATGTATGGAAAAATTGCAAGGGGAAATGCTGCTAAACCTATGCACGTGAAGAGCTGTAAATCATTTCCTAACCGCTTGTAAAGAACATAGATTAAGAATTCCGCAAAGAGGAATAAACCTATCCAGTTGAAAAAGAATGACGCCATTATTCTAGCAGAACTGTAGATGGAATAGGGAAAATAAAAGAAAAGCGCAGAGTCAAGGTTTGCATTAGATGTGCCAAACGCACCCAAGAGCAATATAGCTATTGAAACAGGCAAAAGCTTCAAAGGTTTGGCTGTTTGGGCGAAAACAGGTGAGAGGAAAAGCCATTTTCCTAAGCGGTGGCTGAAGGCTTCGCCTATTTCAAGAGTTGCTGGAACGTTTCCTTCCTTCAAAATTCTATACAATGTTTGTCCACGGTCATTAAGTCTATACTTGCGTTGCTTGTCTTGTGTTATAAAGTTTGAAAGCATGTCTAAGTGGTAGTAGACTGTTCCTACGCCTAAGCCTAAGGCTTCTTTTAATTCTTTGAATCCAATTTTCTCTTGGGTACCTAAAATTTCAATTATTTTTCGACGCGCTGGGTCTCTAAGTAAAGTGTAATATCGCGATAGGTCTTCCATTATATACGTCCTCACAATTCTTGAAACCTTGTTTTAGACTTGATATTTATACATTTTTTATGATTGATAAGCATTAGGCACCTTCTTTAGAAGATGCTCTTCTGTAAGAATATTACTTCATTGGGAATACATGCTTTATTTTCAGAAACGGTTGTTGAATTGTGAGAGAGGAGAAGCTCTAGAGCTCGGTTATAGGGGATAGGCTTGTCCATAAAGCTGGATAGATTAAAAAATTCTAAAGCTGTTTACTTACTGTTTTGTATACCACTCGTTCTAGCTTATGTTTCTTGGCAGTTTTTCCCTGCGTTCGCTAATTTGCTTATAACTCAAATTTTTAGATATGGTATACCAACGCAACCGGCAAATTGGCTTTGGTACACAGTTGTTCGCTTTTTCTATAGTTGGTATACTTTTTTAGCTGTTGGCATTGCTGGATTTTGGGCTGTTGCTGCAACGCTTGCCAAGATTCAACATGATAAAACTAAGCAAATGCACTATCCTATGGTTTCTCTAGTTGTTCCAGCCTATAACGAAGAGAAGAATATTTCCCGTTGCATACAGAGTCTTTTCAAATGTACAGAGAAATACAATGGGTTGTGCGAGATTATTGTTGTTGATGACGGAAGCAACGATTACACTTACGAAGTTGCGTGGGCAACCATAGAACTTAACCGTAGAAGGTATCCGCATGTACGTGGGAAGGTTGTTAGGCACTCTGCGAATTTAGGCAAGGTTGAAGCAATTAGGACAGGTGTGAATAAAGCTTTAGGTAGTATTATAGCGATTATTGATGCAGATTCTTGGTGGATGCCCGAAACTCTTGTGCGGCTTGTTAATCATATGCTCTTGAATGGAAAAAAGGCTGTAACTGGTTATGTGCATCCATCAGACGGAGACGCTGAGGTGAATCCATACGTAGTTTTGCAGCAGCTTGAGTATAGTCAAGGCTTAGGTGTAGCTCGATGTGCCCAGTCTTTAGGTAATAATGTTTTGGTTGTTTCTGGAACCATCGGCTTGTACGATGCTGACATTTTGCGAGGAATTTTAGACTCAAAGAATGTTCGTTCTGTTACTGAGGATTTGGAGATTACTTTAGAGATGCATAAGAGAGGTGCAAAAGTTGGTTATGTCGATGTTGCCACAAGCTTAACCATCGCTCCTACCTCTTTCAATATGTTGTGGAATCAACGCCTGAGGTGGTTTACTGGCTGGCTGCATAACACTTTAAGCATCCATAAAGACTTACTTTTCAAGAAGGCTTGGTTAACTTTGCTTCTATGGTATTGTTATATTTTCGAATATGCGGGAGCCTTTATTGATTTGGCTGCGCTATTTGCATTTCCATTTCTCTTTTGGTTTGCACCTGACCAGATATTTTTTGTACTTAACTTGCTTGTTTTTGCATCATATGGCCTATTAATAGGTGTCATAAACCAAGCCATCGCTTTGAAATATGCTTATGATA contains:
- a CDS encoding winged helix-turn-helix transcriptional regulator; this encodes MEDLSRYYTLLRDPARRKIIEILGTQEKIGFKELKEALGLGVGTVYYHLDMLSNFITQDKQRKYRLNDRGQTLYRILKEGNVPATLEIGEAFSHRLGKWLFLSPVFAQTAKPLKLLPVSIAILLLGAFGTSNANLDSALFFYFPYSIYSSARIMASFFFNWIGLFLFAEFLIYVLYKRLGNDLQLFTCIGLAAFPLAIFPYIYLFTSEIVAQYILFIMQIWSLLLLSAAFCFGKGIRLDRAIVVSLTAMYLNIAVLFILGRFS
- a CDS encoding glycosyltransferase family 2 protein; the protein is MLITQIFRYGIPTQPANWLWYTVVRFFYSWYTFLAVGIAGFWAVAATLAKIQHDKTKQMHYPMVSLVVPAYNEEKNISRCIQSLFKCTEKYNGLCEIIVVDDGSNDYTYEVAWATIELNRRRYPHVRGKVVRHSANLGKVEAIRTGVNKALGSIIAIIDADSWWMPETLVRLVNHMLLNGKKAVTGYVHPSDGDAEVNPYVVLQQLEYSQGLGVARCAQSLGNNVLVVSGTIGLYDADILRGILDSKNVRSVTEDLEITLEMHKRGAKVGYVDVATSLTIAPTSFNMLWNQRLRWFTGWLHNTLSIHKDLLFKKAWLTLLLWYCYIFEYAGAFIDLAALFAFPFLFWFAPDQIFFVLNLLVFASYGLLIGVINQAIALKYAYDRHNYRALLFYTPFYSILRLINIIARLTSGVKYFLGDHGNWHRIKI